The sequence GCCCACGCGTGAGTTCCCAGCCGTCGAGGATCCGCACCAGGGTAAAGCCGATCCATTGGAGGGCGTTTGCAGGGCGGTCCCAATCCGCGATGTGAAGTTCTCCCTCTTCTTTCAGGGAATTTCGCACCTTATCGAGAACCGCCTTCCGTTCAGATGCGGGAATATGGTGAAGGAAGAGGCTCGTGACCACCCGGTCGAAGGGGCCCAGGTCAGGATCCAGATCCTGGGCGAAACCGCGGAGGAATGTCACATCGCTGCCCAGCCGCAGTGCCTTGGCTTGCGCCCGCTCTAATACATTAGGATCCGCATCCACCCCCAGGAGGAAGGCACCAGGGCAGTCGCGCTTCAGGGCGAGCGTCATGGTGCCCGTCCCGCTGCCCAGGTCCAAGACATTCTGACCAGGGCTGAGTGCTGCCTGGGCCACGAGGGCGGCCTTGAATGCCTTCTCCCGGCACAAG comes from Holophagaceae bacterium and encodes:
- a CDS encoding class I SAM-dependent methyltransferase, yielding MTKNAYVPALRFHALTGLYDALVAILCREKAFKAALVAQAALSPGQNVLDLGSGTGTMTLALKRDCPGAFLLGVDADPNVLERAQAKALRLGSDVTFLRGFAQDLDPDLGPFDRVVTSLFLHHIPASERKAVLDKVRNSLKEEGELHIADWDRPANALQWIGFTLVRILDGWELTRGHAEGRMEEWLRQADFQNVTRTRTFHTPLGTLSLWSAKR